A part of Perca fluviatilis chromosome 15, GENO_Pfluv_1.0, whole genome shotgun sequence genomic DNA contains:
- the epor gene encoding erythropoietin receptor isoform X2 — protein sequence MRRCVQTFGLYCKATGAEFLRVSQSFLTSCLVSLCSPVLLDPPANVTVSRTGQRDQVNVSWVPPPLKYMDDSMMYEVSYTTDDDSHLGQVEVVRASSELILRGLQPDKKYKIRVRVKLDGISYNGYWSAWSDPVTMETLPAELDALITCLTLIISFILVVLSLSMLLSHRRFVIKKVWPTIPTPDSKFRGLFTVYGGDFQEWLGQTNGGAWLTPAFFYSEECPSPLEVLSELSPCPPLPPKTSRAPTTGSAEHEAVKPASDDREPLESGDSAQTQRWRAAPHDSWLMDRLRALQQNPELCSQSSLLESQDAYVTLSANDHTGDHHLAGVLEEALPLQALFASRKTQALCESHSDLGSVQQSSGSGRLSSQSSFEYPGQVWMPKGPGYAYMAVADSGVSMDYSPMSRADDFGKLVIYANEIPAHRRAFSSRHNPIHDV from the exons atgagaaggtgtgtccaaacttttggcctgtactgtaaagcTACTGGAGCAGAG TTTCTCAGAGTTTCTCAGAGTTTCCTAACGAGCTGCCTCGTGTCTTTGTGCTCGCCAGTTCTTTTGGACCCTCCGGCCAACGTTACGGTGAGCCGTACGGGTCAGCGAGACCAGGTCAACGTCAGCTGGGTGCCCCCCCCCCTGAAGTACATGGACGACAGCATGATGTACGAGGTCAGCTACACCACGGACGACGACAGCCACCTGGGGCAG GTGGAGGTGGTCCGAGCCAGCTCCGAGCTGATCCTGAGAGGTCTGCAGCCGGACAAAAAGTACAAGATCCGAGTCCGAGTGAAGCTGGACGGGATCAGCTACAACGGCTACTGGAGCGCCTGGAGCGACCCGGTCACCATGGAAACACTGCCTGCAG AGCTGGATGCCCTCATCACATGCCTGACTCTGATCATCTCGTTCATCCTGGTCGTGCTGTCTCTCAGCATGCTGCTGTCCCACCGCAG GTTTGTTATAAAGAAGGTCTGGCCGACTATTCCGACTCCGGACAGCAAGTTCAGAGGTCTTTTCACCGTTTACGGGGGAGACTTTCAG GAGTGGCTAGGACAGACCAACGGAGGTGCGTGGTTGACTCCAGCTTTCTTCTACTCAGAGGAATGCCCTTCTCCTCTGGAAGTCCTGTCCGAGCTCAGCCCTTGCCCACCTCTGCCTCCCAAAACCTCCAGAGCTCCGACGACCGGCAGCGCCGAGCACGAGGCTGTAAAGCCGGCGTCGGACGACCGAGAGCCGTTGGAAAGTGGCGATTCGGCTCAGACGCAGCGATGGAGAGCCGCGCCGCACGACTCCTGGCTGATGGACCGCTTACGGGCCCTGCAGCAGAACCCCGAGCTCTGCTCCCAGTCCTCTCTGCTCGAGTCTCAAGACGCCTACGTCACGCTCAGCGCCAACGACCACACCGGAGACCATCACCTGGCTGGCGTTCTCGAGGAAGCCTTGCCCCTTCAGGCGCTCTTTGCCTCCAGAAAAACTCAAGCGCTTTGTGAATCTCACTCGGACCTGGGCTCCGTGCAGCAGAGCTCCGGGTCGGGTCGCCTTTCATCGCAGTCGAGCTTTGAGTACCCGGGCCAAGTCTGGATGCCCAAAGGCCCGGGGTACGCCTACATGGCGGTGGCAGACTCTGGCGTCTCTATGGATTACAGCCCCATGAGCAGAGCCGACGACTTTGGGAAACTGGTGATCTACGCCAACGAGATCCCTGCTCACAGAAGAGCCTTCTCGTCCAGGCACAACCCGATCCACGACGTCTGa
- the swsap1 gene encoding ATPase SWSAP1 isoform X2: MADILALVFRTFGSQTDPRPPPCSTLVVGDPRPAAPPACSTLVVGDPRPPPCSTLVVGDPGPAAPPACSTLVVGDPGIGRSVLLLAAVAAASEMGVKVMFFSQTQIQSLPVSLQKCVSGLSPESLKRIQFSYPRTLEELLQQVASLHESCNTCPTPASLIIVDRLGGFLRGSGGGPHPGEPSRAAHLAALLCDSAAFLTRLLKQRRSSAAPCRVIASLQPEEDAVRAGAEASAADPILDVLDRYFQVRCTLDRERSYEAAAAGLQEVWHVYLSGTGLSGTGLSGTGLSGTGLSGTGLSGTGTAALTKDCEDRPAVAQEWQLFISPDGSMQFKLV, translated from the exons ATGGCAGACATTTTAGCACTCGTGTTCAGGACTTTTGGGTCACAAACAGACCCCAGACCTCCACCCTGCAGCACCCTG GTGGTCGGAGACCCCAGACCTGCAGCCCCCCCAGCCTGCAGCACCCTGGTGGTCGGAGACCCCAGACCTCCACCCTGCAGCACCCTGGTGGTCGGAGACCCCGGACCTGCAGCCCCCCCAGCCTGCAGCACCCTGGTGGTCGGAGACCCCGGAATCGGCCGCTCGGTGCTGCTGCTCGCGGCCGTGGCAGCGGCCTCGGAGATGGGGGTCAAAGTGATGTTCTTCAGCCAGACTCAGATCCAGAGCCTCCCGGTGTCGCTGCAGAAGTGTGTTTCAGGCCTGAGCCCGGAGAGTCTGAAG AGAATCCAGTTCTCCTACCCCCGGACGCTGGAGGAGCTCCTGCAGCAGGTGGCGAGCCTCCACGAGTCCTGCAACACGTGTCCCACGCCGGCGTCCCTGATCATCGTCGACAGGCTGGGGGGCTTCCTGCGAGGCTCTGGGGGCGGCCCCCACCCAGGCGAGCCGTCCCGCGCTGCACACCTGGCAGCGCTGCTGTGCGACAGCGCCGCCTTCCTCACACGACTCCTGAAGCAGCGCCGCTCGAGCGCGGCCCCGTGCCGAGTCATCGCCTCTCTGCAGCCGGAAGAGGACGCGGTGCGAGCCGGCGCCGAGGCCTCGGCCGCAGATCCGATCCTGGATGTTCTGGATCGCTACTTCCAG GTGCGCTGCACTCTGGACCGAGAGAGGAGTTATGAAGCTGCAGCAGCTGGACTGCAGGAGGTGTGGCACGTTTACCTCTCTGGGACTGGCCTGTCTGGGACTGGCCTCTCCGGTACCGGCCTGTCTGGGACTGGCCTGTCTGGGACCGGCCTGTCTGGGACTGGGACCGCTGCCCTGACCAAAGACTGTGAGGACAGACCAGCTGTGGCCCAGGAGTGGCAGCTGTTCATTTCTCCTGATGGTTCAATGCAGTTTAAGTTGGTTTGA
- the swsap1 gene encoding ATPase SWSAP1 isoform X1: MADILALVFRTFGSQTDPRPPPCSTLVVGDPRPAAPPACSTLVVGDPRPPPCSTLVVGDPRPPPCSTLVVGDPRPAAPPACSTLVVGDPRPPPCSTLVVGDPGPAAPPACSTLVVGDPGIGRSVLLLAAVAAASEMGVKVMFFSQTQIQSLPVSLQKCVSGLSPESLKRIQFSYPRTLEELLQQVASLHESCNTCPTPASLIIVDRLGGFLRGSGGGPHPGEPSRAAHLAALLCDSAAFLTRLLKQRRSSAAPCRVIASLQPEEDAVRAGAEASAADPILDVLDRYFQVRCTLDRERSYEAAAAGLQEVWHVYLSGTGLSGTGLSGTGLSGTGLSGTGLSGTGTAALTKDCEDRPAVAQEWQLFISPDGSMQFKLV, translated from the exons ATGGCAGACATTTTAGCACTCGTGTTCAGGACTTTTGGGTCACAAACAGACCCCAGACCTCCACCCTGCAGCACCCTGGTGGTCGGAGACCCCAGACCTGCAGCCCCCCCAGCCTGCAGCACCCTGGTGGTCGGAGACCCCAGACCTCCACCCTGCAGCACCCTGGTGGTCGGAGACCCCAGACCTCCACCCTGCAGCACCCTGGTGGTCGGAGACCCCAGACCTGCAGCCCCCCCAGCCTGCAGCACCCTGGTGGTCGGAGACCCCAGACCTCCACCCTGCAGCACCCTGGTGGTCGGAGACCCCGGACCTGCAGCCCCCCCAGCCTGCAGCACCCTGGTGGTCGGAGACCCCGGAATCGGCCGCTCGGTGCTGCTGCTCGCGGCCGTGGCAGCGGCCTCGGAGATGGGGGTCAAAGTGATGTTCTTCAGCCAGACTCAGATCCAGAGCCTCCCGGTGTCGCTGCAGAAGTGTGTTTCAGGCCTGAGCCCGGAGAGTCTGAAG AGAATCCAGTTCTCCTACCCCCGGACGCTGGAGGAGCTCCTGCAGCAGGTGGCGAGCCTCCACGAGTCCTGCAACACGTGTCCCACGCCGGCGTCCCTGATCATCGTCGACAGGCTGGGGGGCTTCCTGCGAGGCTCTGGGGGCGGCCCCCACCCAGGCGAGCCGTCCCGCGCTGCACACCTGGCAGCGCTGCTGTGCGACAGCGCCGCCTTCCTCACACGACTCCTGAAGCAGCGCCGCTCGAGCGCGGCCCCGTGCCGAGTCATCGCCTCTCTGCAGCCGGAAGAGGACGCGGTGCGAGCCGGCGCCGAGGCCTCGGCCGCAGATCCGATCCTGGATGTTCTGGATCGCTACTTCCAG GTGCGCTGCACTCTGGACCGAGAGAGGAGTTATGAAGCTGCAGCAGCTGGACTGCAGGAGGTGTGGCACGTTTACCTCTCTGGGACTGGCCTGTCTGGGACTGGCCTCTCCGGTACCGGCCTGTCTGGGACTGGCCTGTCTGGGACCGGCCTGTCTGGGACTGGGACCGCTGCCCTGACCAAAGACTGTGAGGACAGACCAGCTGTGGCCCAGGAGTGGCAGCTGTTCATTTCTCCTGATGGTTCAATGCAGTTTAAGTTGGTTTGA